A region of Arvicanthis niloticus isolate mArvNil1 chromosome 18, mArvNil1.pat.X, whole genome shotgun sequence DNA encodes the following proteins:
- the Cngb1 gene encoding cyclic nucleotide-gated channel beta-1 isoform X6, with amino-acid sequence MLGWVQRVLPQPPRTPQKTEEAAGPQPETESKPEAKPQPEPEPQLEPEPEPEPEPEPEPAPEETLPEVQTLSPEEPMEGEGEAEAGPSLQETQEAHPPQSTSQPQVAVAKVNRPSSWMLSWFWKGMEKVVPQPVCSSSGGQNLTAREGGPDQGRAQIPEPCGIGNPGSADGSDKASRTQDTEPSLWLLRWLEQNLEKVLPQTPRPSQAWKVEPEGAVLDPDPPGTSMEPEPTENPSQPNPGPLEPEEEPPAEPQPGFQTSSLPPPGDPVRLIEWLLHRLEMALPQPVLHGKAAEQEADCPGTCDVQTRATAAGGL; translated from the exons ATGTTGGGCTGGGTCCAAAGggtgctgcctcagcctccgagGACCCCTCAGAAGACCGAGGAGGCAGCAGGACCACAGCCAGAAACAGAGTCGAAACCCGAGGCAAAACCACAACCTGAGCCAGAGCCTCAGCTGGAACCAGAGCCAGAACCAGAACCTGAACCAGAACCTGAACCAGCACCTGAAGAGACTTTACCAGAGGTCCAGACCCTG TCACCAGAGGAGCCAATGGAAGGAGAGGGCGAGGCTGAGGCTGGCCCTAGCCTTCAAG agACCCAGGAAGCACATCCTCCTCAGTCTACCTCCCAGCCCCAGGTTGCTGTTGCCAAGGTGAACAG GCCCAGCTCCTGGATGTTGAGCTGGTTCTGGAAGGGTATGGAGAAGGTCGTGCCACAGCCTGTCTGCAGCAGCAGTGGGGGCCAGAACCTGACTGCCAGAGAGGGAGGCCCAGATCAG GGTAGAGCACAGATCCCAGAGCCCTGTGGCATTGGGAACCCAG GGTCTGCAGATGGCTCAGACAAAGCTTCCAGGACTCAAGACACCGA ACCCAGCCTGTGGCTACTCAGGTGGCTTGAGCAGAATCTGGAGAAAGTACTACCTCAGACCCCTAGGCCTTCCCAG GCCTGGAAAGTTGAACCTGAGGGTGCTGTCTTGGATCCAG ATCCCCCTGGGACCTCTATGGAGCCAGAGCCCACAGAGAACCCCTCCCAGCCTAATCCTGGACCCCTGGAGCCTGAGGAGGAACCACCTGCAGAGCCCCAACCTGGCTTCCAAACCTCATCCCTGCCACCACCTGGGGACCCTGTCAG GCTGATCGAGTGGCTCCTACACAGGCTGGAGATGGCCCTGCCTCAGCCTGTGCTCCATGGGAAGGCTGCAGAGCAG GAGGCTGACTGCCCTGGGACGTGTGATGTACAAACCA GGGCGACAGCAGCTGGAGGCCTCTGA